A single window of Chitinophagales bacterium DNA harbors:
- a CDS encoding AAA family ATPase, with protein MIFKVKNLGIIEEAEVDLGKDLILLTGHNNTGKTYLAYAIYGLFTSLGAANLNGLQCYDDNSS; from the coding sequence ATGATTTTCAAGGTCAAAAATTTAGGCATTATTGAAGAAGCCGAAGTGGATTTGGGTAAGGATTTGATTCTGCTGACAGGGCATAATAATACAGGGAAAACTTATTTGGCTTATGCTATTTATGGACTATTTACTTCGCTAGGTGCGGCAAACTTGAATGGATTACAATGTTATGATGACAATAGTTCGTGA
- a CDS encoding PDZ domain-containing protein, giving the protein MKNSHIRLIIGLMAFSMLGLSFLQYQWIQETKATKQAQFDLTINDVMDKVAQKIEKLEAASMITKNFPKPKREYIEALVQHPEDEKNNPQHSATSTHNSNTSTVKNRLEINTKIVRQFDDPTHYTPEQKVYHAIIGLELSLDKAQKSEYGTGLYVEKVETNGIAATAGIEEGDILLGINGTPLSNHLDLKRRVNQLSEKDDVFFTFARNGMVKTTPSVLESDKIKDPNHNSNRLFLGVYCKDAKTDESDVSQKGVLVTDVISNTTADDAGLQKEDILVGIGKESIYRVKDIKEALSHHNEGDKVAITFWRSGKEYVNYAQLKATEEEDANVNWKVSSAAVRIQTYIQELNKLDKSLSELDEMYKDGGKNKVILGVHLSEFDNLEGGVMINDITEDGPADKAGLLKNDILTSVNSQPIRNIADLREALKDYVPGDEISIGFKRRKEEQSHTESIITSDYQKIIIAGSIKTEVASEANEVETLAKLMNREDMLWAHIEKQLNDVYSLIIEKWMVDIPLQERVRPELLENTLAAFLEDAGIDIPYEYCLASNGEVIYSKSADQFGCTQQPDIYRKKLFTDAVYSQPGELLLHFPEQDKYILRSSAMMLGSSILFNLIIIFTFAYTIHTILRQKKLSEMKTDFINNMTHELKTPISTIKLVTEMLTDKTLPKTSNSIDRYANMINEENDRLESHVEKVLQYARIEKDTVKLNFVAVEMHEIILEAIQKIGLQVSKKGGTINCSLDALQSVVQGDQLHLTNVVYNLLDNANKYSEGAPDIHVYTHTTSEGLAVAVTDKGIGMTKETLKRIFDKFYRVPTGNIHNVKGFGLGLSYVKSMVEAHGGTVTARSKINKGSTIEFTLPIKD; this is encoded by the coding sequence ATGAAAAACTCCCACATACGCTTAATCATTGGATTGATGGCTTTTTCGATGTTGGGCTTGAGTTTTCTGCAATATCAGTGGATTCAAGAAACAAAAGCCACCAAACAAGCGCAGTTTGACCTCACTATCAACGATGTGATGGACAAGGTGGCTCAAAAGATTGAAAAATTGGAGGCAGCTTCAATGATTACCAAAAACTTTCCCAAACCCAAACGGGAATATATTGAAGCATTGGTACAACATCCAGAAGATGAAAAAAATAATCCACAACACTCAGCCACTTCAACACATAACAGCAACACTTCTACGGTCAAAAATAGGCTTGAAATCAACACAAAAATAGTTCGCCAATTTGACGATCCCACTCATTACACGCCTGAACAAAAAGTCTATCACGCCATCATTGGTTTGGAATTGAGCCTCGACAAAGCTCAAAAATCGGAGTATGGAACGGGCTTGTATGTCGAAAAAGTGGAAACAAATGGCATTGCAGCAACCGCAGGCATTGAAGAAGGAGATATTTTATTGGGGATCAATGGAACACCATTGTCAAATCACCTCGATTTGAAGCGACGTGTGAATCAATTGAGTGAAAAAGATGATGTATTTTTTACCTTTGCTCGAAATGGAATGGTCAAAACAACCCCTTCTGTCTTAGAAAGCGATAAGATAAAAGACCCAAATCACAACAGCAACCGCTTATTTCTGGGTGTTTACTGCAAAGATGCCAAAACGGACGAAAGTGATGTTTCTCAAAAAGGGGTGCTGGTAACAGACGTTATCAGCAACACTACTGCGGATGATGCGGGATTGCAGAAAGAGGACATATTGGTAGGCATTGGAAAAGAAAGCATCTATAGAGTCAAAGACATCAAAGAAGCTCTTAGCCATCACAATGAAGGCGATAAGGTTGCGATTACTTTTTGGCGATCAGGCAAAGAATACGTCAATTATGCCCAATTGAAGGCGACAGAGGAAGAAGATGCCAATGTGAATTGGAAGGTTTCGAGTGCGGCAGTGCGGATTCAGACTTACATTCAGGAGTTGAATAAACTGGATAAAAGCCTATCTGAGTTGGACGAAATGTATAAAGATGGCGGCAAAAACAAGGTCATTTTAGGTGTCCATTTGTCGGAGTTTGACAACCTTGAAGGAGGAGTGATGATCAATGATATCACGGAAGATGGCCCTGCTGACAAAGCGGGTTTGCTCAAAAACGATATTCTCACCTCGGTCAATAGTCAGCCCATACGCAATATTGCTGACCTACGAGAAGCATTGAAGGACTATGTTCCAGGGGATGAAATCAGTATTGGTTTTAAACGTAGAAAAGAAGAACAAAGCCACACGGAAAGTATTATCACCAGTGATTACCAAAAAATCATCATCGCAGGGAGCATAAAAACAGAAGTTGCCTCTGAAGCCAATGAGGTGGAAACCCTCGCCAAATTGATGAACAGAGAGGATATGTTGTGGGCGCACATCGAAAAACAACTCAACGATGTGTATAGCCTCATCATAGAAAAATGGATGGTGGACATTCCATTGCAGGAACGTGTCCGCCCTGAATTATTGGAAAACACGCTGGCTGCTTTTCTAGAAGATGCAGGAATTGACATTCCTTACGAATACTGTTTGGCCAGCAATGGTGAAGTAATCTATTCCAAAAGTGCAGATCAATTTGGCTGCACGCAACAACCTGATATTTACCGTAAAAAACTTTTTACCGATGCAGTTTACTCACAACCAGGTGAACTGCTGCTACATTTCCCAGAACAAGACAAATACATTCTGCGTTCTTCTGCTATGATGTTGGGTTCATCAATACTCTTCAATCTCATCATCATTTTCACTTTTGCCTATACAATCCACACAATTTTGAGGCAAAAGAAACTTTCTGAAATGAAGACGGACTTTATAAACAATATGACGCACGAACTCAAAACACCGATTTCTACCATCAAACTCGTGACGGAAATGCTGACAGACAAAACTTTGCCTAAAACCTCTAACAGCATTGACCGATATGCCAATATGATAAATGAAGAAAACGACCGATTGGAATCACATGTAGAGAAGGTACTCCAATATGCTCGTATCGAAAAAGATACAGTCAAACTTAACTTTGTAGCTGTCGAGATGCACGAAATCATCTTGGAAGCAATCCAAAAAATAGGCTTACAAGTCAGTAAAAAAGGGGGTACAATCAACTGCTCACTCGATGCACTTCAATCCGTTGTTCAAGGCGACCAGTTACACCTCACCAATGTGGTTTACAATCTATTGGACAACGCCAATAAATACTCAGAAGGTGCGCCCGACATTCATGTTTACACCCACACGACTTCAGAAGGGTTGGCAGTAGCAGTGACAGACAAAGGAATTGGGATGACCAAAGAAACCCTCAAGCGTATTTTTGATAAGTTCTACCGAGTACCTACGGGCAATATCCACAATGTGAAAGGTTTTGGCCTTGGACTCAGTTATGTCAAAAGTATGGTCGAAGCACACGGCGGGACAGTGACTGCAAGAAGTAAAATCAACAAAGGCAGCACTATTGAATTCACATTGCCGATTAAGGACTAA
- a CDS encoding PDZ domain-containing protein has protein sequence MRMFQTFQLLAVCTLMLGVTFATSAQEQADENRKATIKIVKEVDGKTTTIDRMIELQKGESLEDALQRTGLDKEIEGIHVEGKDIDIDVDIEMNDNGTEARKMKKMIFIGEDGETQNMKLEEGTHLNFNTDDDKNVEVIEKDGKHIIIIKEKGGEEKVIEILDNEVKIDGKEGNVMMFKSDDSCCNKKMEKTTYNGNKASLGVMLSQEVKNENGVETNSGIVVKEVMKESAAEAAGLQVGDVIQSIDGKQVGETQELIDALSSFEAGDKVKIGYERNGKKASANVTLKENANTGAMNFKSMDESCKGKSGASCHAQRMEKMHHNSNKASLGVILSQEVKNENGVETNSGIVVKEVVKESAAEAAGLQVGDVLKSVNEKELADTQELIGELGQFEAGDKVTIGYERNGQRASTEATLKANMPRWTTDDHHTIIIEKKINGEEVEVEEYDMSEEKGVHKMRVFKDENGNVTKKEIHFNVWIKDMETADVEKIENASLKKAAAENSLTVEALQFYPNPSDGRFDLSFNLAEKGKTAVKVVDMAGKVVFQDQLGDFSGSYEKQIDISANPKGVYFLQVEQGEKVMMKKIVVQ, from the coding sequence ATGAGAATGTTTCAAACTTTTCAATTATTAGCCGTCTGTACCCTGATGTTAGGAGTGACTTTTGCTACTTCGGCTCAAGAACAGGCAGATGAAAACCGCAAAGCGACCATCAAAATTGTGAAAGAGGTAGATGGTAAAACAACAACGATTGACCGCATGATTGAACTGCAAAAGGGTGAGAGCCTTGAAGATGCACTTCAACGTACAGGACTGGACAAAGAGATAGAAGGTATCCATGTAGAGGGAAAAGATATAGACATAGATGTTGATATCGAAATGAATGACAATGGTACAGAGGCTCGAAAAATGAAAAAAATGATTTTCATTGGAGAGGATGGTGAAACCCAAAACATGAAATTGGAGGAAGGTACACACCTCAACTTCAATACGGATGATGACAAGAATGTGGAGGTTATCGAAAAAGATGGCAAACACATCATCATTATCAAAGAGAAAGGGGGCGAGGAGAAAGTTATTGAAATCTTGGACAATGAGGTGAAAATAGATGGTAAAGAAGGCAATGTGATGATGTTTAAAAGTGATGATAGTTGCTGCAATAAAAAAATGGAGAAGACCACATACAATGGTAACAAGGCTTCTCTGGGCGTGATGTTGAGTCAAGAGGTGAAAAATGAAAATGGCGTAGAAACAAACAGCGGTATTGTGGTGAAAGAGGTGATGAAGGAAAGCGCAGCAGAAGCAGCAGGATTGCAGGTAGGGGATGTGATTCAATCTATTGACGGAAAACAGGTAGGTGAAACACAAGAATTGATAGATGCACTTAGTTCTTTTGAAGCAGGAGACAAAGTGAAAATTGGCTATGAACGCAATGGAAAAAAGGCTTCAGCGAATGTAACCTTGAAAGAAAATGCGAACACGGGAGCAATGAATTTCAAGAGTATGGATGAATCGTGTAAAGGAAAAAGTGGAGCTTCTTGCCATGCCCAAAGAATGGAAAAAATGCACCACAACAGCAACAAGGCTTCTTTGGGTGTGATTTTGAGTCAAGAGGTGAAAAATGAAAATGGCGTGGAAACCAATAGCGGCATTGTGGTGAAAGAAGTGGTAAAAGAGAGTGCAGCAGAAGCGGCAGGATTGCAGGTGGGGGATGTTCTCAAATCTGTAAATGAAAAAGAATTAGCTGATACACAAGAACTCATAGGTGAGCTTGGTCAATTTGAAGCAGGCGATAAGGTGACGATTGGTTATGAGCGCAATGGTCAAAGAGCTTCAACAGAGGCAACCTTAAAAGCAAATATGCCTCGATGGACAACGGATGACCACCATACAATCATCATTGAGAAAAAAATCAATGGAGAAGAAGTTGAAGTAGAGGAATACGACATGAGTGAAGAAAAAGGCGTACACAAAATGAGGGTTTTCAAAGATGAAAATGGAAATGTGACCAAAAAAGAAATTCACTTCAATGTGTGGATCAAAGATATGGAAACAGCAGACGTTGAAAAAATCGAAAACGCTTCTTTGAAAAAAGCAGCGGCTGAAAATTCACTAACCGTTGAAGCCCTTCAATTTTACCCCAATCCAAGTGACGGTCGTTTCGACTTGAGTTTTAACCTTGCCGAAAAGGGTAAAACTGCGGTGAAAGTTGTCGACATGGCTGGCAAAGTAGTCTTCCAAGACCAATTGGGTGATTTCTCTGGCTCTTACGAAAAACAAATTGATATTTCTGCCAATCCTAAAGGTGTCTATTTCCTTCAAGTTGAGCAAGGCGAGAAGGTGATGATGAAGAAAATTGTGGTGCAGTAA
- the glyA gene encoding serine hydroxymethyltransferase, with translation MIALDHIIEHDVQLFDLFQAEEARQIRGVELIASENFISPQTRKAMSSTLTHKYAEGLPGNRYYGGCEVIDQVEQIAIDRAKALFGAAWANVQPHSGAQANAAVFLAVLQPGDTFMGFNLAHGGHLSHGSPVNYSGKVYKPVFYGVEQETGRIDMDKVEAIALENKPKLIVCGASAYARDWDYARFRAIADKVGALLMADVAHPAGLIVKGLLNHPFPHCHIVTTTTHKTLRGPRGGMIMIGEDIDNPWGITTNKGIVRKLSSILDSGVFPGMQGGPMEHIIGAKAIAYGEALTNEFGAYCEQIIKNAQAMANALVERGYDIISQGTDNHLMLIDLRNKNISGKKADRILGEADITVNKNLVPFDTRSPFITSGIRLGTPAITTRGLKEADCLQVVDWIDQVICNPDDTAVHTRVKGEVNEMMGEFPLFTW, from the coding sequence ATGATTGCTTTAGACCATATCATCGAACACGATGTACAGCTTTTTGACCTATTTCAAGCAGAAGAAGCTCGCCAAATCAGAGGCGTAGAACTCATTGCTTCGGAGAATTTTATCAGTCCACAAACCCGCAAGGCGATGAGCAGTACTCTCACACACAAGTATGCGGAAGGCTTGCCTGGTAATCGCTATTATGGTGGATGTGAGGTGATTGACCAAGTAGAGCAAATCGCCATTGACCGAGCCAAAGCATTGTTTGGCGCTGCTTGGGCAAATGTGCAACCGCACTCAGGCGCACAAGCGAATGCTGCTGTATTTTTGGCAGTATTGCAGCCTGGAGATACTTTTATGGGCTTCAATTTGGCACATGGCGGGCATCTATCGCATGGTTCACCCGTCAATTATTCGGGTAAGGTGTACAAGCCTGTTTTCTATGGCGTAGAGCAAGAAACAGGTAGAATTGACATGGACAAAGTGGAGGCGATTGCGCTCGAAAACAAACCCAAATTGATTGTTTGTGGTGCTTCGGCGTATGCAAGAGATTGGGATTACGCCCGTTTTAGAGCGATTGCAGATAAGGTAGGTGCTTTGTTGATGGCAGATGTGGCGCATCCTGCTGGTTTGATTGTCAAAGGTTTGTTGAACCATCCTTTTCCTCATTGCCACATCGTGACGACTACAACGCACAAAACGCTTCGTGGCCCTCGTGGAGGAATGATTATGATTGGAGAAGACATTGACAATCCTTGGGGCATCACAACCAACAAAGGTATCGTCCGCAAATTGAGCAGCATTTTGGACAGTGGTGTTTTTCCTGGCATGCAGGGCGGCCCTATGGAACACATCATTGGCGCAAAGGCAATTGCGTATGGTGAGGCTTTGACCAATGAATTTGGAGCGTACTGCGAACAAATCATCAAAAACGCTCAGGCAATGGCCAATGCTCTGGTGGAACGTGGTTACGACATCATTTCGCAAGGAACGGACAATCACTTGATGTTGATTGACCTCCGCAACAAAAATATTTCGGGCAAAAAAGCTGACCGCATTTTGGGTGAAGCGGATATTACGGTCAATAAAAATCTCGTTCCGTTTGACACCCGTTCACCGTTTATTACTTCTGGTATTCGCCTCGGTACGCCTGCGATTACGACTCGTGGATTGAAGGAAGCTGATTGTTTGCAGGTGGTGGATTGGATTGATCAAGTGATTTGCAATCCTGATGATACGGCTGTTCATACCCGTGTGAAGGGAGAAGTGAATGAAATGATGGGGGAATTTCCATTGTTTACTTGGTGA